In Deltaproteobacteria bacterium, the following are encoded in one genomic region:
- a CDS encoding response regulator → MPRLDVSGRTDLAGETVLVIDDSPTILKVVQLVLTKAGFRVETAPDGEAGLAAAREHRPDCILLDFVMPRMNGYQVCRALSADEQLRHVPVVLMSAKGDQVGERFVKVMGIVDYITKPFSPEAITAVVQHTIDKFGRRTGEADDRPEPLLRGDRSPEDDDLDIAQRREALATIRDAIAETVGARIAALFSLADAARDDDDARDSYVPTDADAIEDAARSALDDETLRDLLAPARALFDASADEWVLSGNLQVVPIAEVLQLLDAQRQSGVLYVSRAGETVEIYFRNGAVDLAIAEGVPEEFLLGRFILEADLMKREDFEGFLEARAPGSKLIGSQLVQLGYLSADDLTVALRKQTTELIYEVLRWNHGTFRFRATRDMPAQAVEAALGLDVEGILMEGFRRVDEWHLIEREIDDFDTVFLRNEDAVAQMGRGRLTREELAVLELVNGKNTVKEIIRASRMGSFEVSKMLYRLLSIKLIRRRVMPVAV, encoded by the coding sequence TTGCCGCGACTCGACGTTTCAGGGAGGACGGACTTGGCCGGAGAAACGGTCCTCGTCATCGACGACAGCCCCACGATCCTCAAGGTCGTTCAACTCGTCCTGACCAAGGCCGGGTTCCGGGTGGAAACCGCGCCCGACGGCGAGGCCGGATTGGCCGCCGCGCGCGAGCACCGCCCCGATTGCATCCTGCTGGACTTCGTGATGCCGCGGATGAACGGCTACCAGGTGTGTCGCGCACTGTCGGCCGACGAGCAACTCCGCCACGTGCCCGTGGTGCTGATGAGCGCCAAGGGCGACCAGGTCGGCGAACGGTTCGTCAAGGTGATGGGCATCGTCGATTACATCACCAAACCGTTTTCGCCCGAGGCGATCACGGCGGTGGTGCAGCACACGATCGACAAGTTCGGTCGCCGGACCGGCGAGGCGGACGACCGGCCCGAGCCGCTGCTTCGCGGCGACCGCTCCCCCGAAGACGACGACCTCGACATCGCGCAGCGGCGCGAAGCACTCGCGACAATTCGCGATGCGATTGCGGAGACCGTCGGCGCGCGCATCGCCGCGCTGTTCTCTCTGGCCGATGCGGCGCGCGACGACGACGACGCGCGCGACAGCTACGTGCCGACCGACGCCGACGCCATCGAAGACGCCGCGCGATCGGCGCTCGACGACGAGACACTGCGCGACCTCCTCGCGCCGGCGCGCGCGCTGTTCGACGCGTCCGCCGACGAATGGGTGCTGTCCGGCAACCTGCAGGTCGTGCCGATCGCCGAAGTGCTGCAGCTGCTCGACGCACAGCGGCAGTCGGGCGTTCTGTACGTGAGCCGCGCGGGAGAGACCGTCGAAATCTACTTCCGCAACGGCGCGGTCGACCTCGCGATCGCGGAGGGTGTTCCGGAGGAGTTCCTGCTCGGCCGCTTCATCCTCGAGGCCGATCTGATGAAGCGAGAGGACTTCGAGGGCTTCCTCGAAGCGCGCGCGCCCGGCAGCAAACTCATCGGCAGCCAACTCGTCCAGCTCGGCTACCTGAGCGCAGACGACCTCACGGTCGCATTGCGCAAGCAGACGACCGAGCTGATCTACGAAGTGCTGCGCTGGAACCATGGGACGTTCCGGTTCCGAGCGACCCGCGACATGCCGGCGCAGGCGGTCGAGGCCGCGCTCGGTCTCGACGTCGAGGGCATCCTCATGGAAGGGTTCCGCCGCGTCGACGAGTGGCACCTCATCGAGCGCGAGATCGACGACTTCGACACGGTGTTCCTTCGCAACGAGGACGCCGTCGCGCAAATGGGCCGCGGCAGGCTCACGCGCGAGGAACTCGCCGTGCTCGAACTCGTCAACGGCAAGAACACGGTCAAGGAGATCATCCGGGCGTCGCGAATGGGCTCGTTCGAGGTCTCGAAAATGCTGTACCGGCTGCTGTCGATCAAACTGATCCGCCGCCGCGTCATGCCGGTCGCGGTATAA
- a CDS encoding serine/threonine protein kinase, giving the protein MTTPDSLSDSFPRKFGKYHLLGPLAQGGMGALYLAITGDRGLERLTVIKTVLPHLADKEYVARFRDEAKVVVKLSHSNLIPVFDAGQVDGELFLAMDFVEGKDLRAVWNRCAKKQVAFPVDIAVYIVKELARGLHYAHSFRDLKLVHRDVSPPNVLISFEGEVKLTDFGLASSTLKVEKTAPGIIYGKVAYMSPEQARGEELDGRSDLYAAGIILWELLTGRQLFPPSKDQPKDLVARAKDPQVPPPSAKAPRVPPELDAICAKALAPNREDRYPTGEAFREALQAWLAKAAPTTDASRLSAFVKDLFAEDLDKDRAARQRLIEEARRRARMTLPPTAELRRLLEEEGSKQHAFTDASAPGDRPSGTMPMVGRRAEDRGVPRDRRRGDRRRGAVDVPAPGPGGKTVPRPDTASGALALSEQRVEDAVAEDDPRAFIGQVIDGRYRVLELIGEGGMGRVYLAEHVEIGRRVALKILHPVYSRLPELVERFRREARAASRIGHPHIVDVTDSGTTQDGSVYFVMEYLEGVELASVIDREGALDTARALHIAGQICRALAAAHNAGIIHRDLKPENVFLTVREGTSDFVKVLDFGIAKSAEAEEARNSRLTHPGMAMGTPEYMAPEQAAGRPADARTDVYAVGAILYEMLTGRAPYTGDNFMEILSKKASQDPDPLAEVRPDLPPAVVELVERALARDPAERPPSMEAFEYELTKCLQGRGAAVAKILGVPVSAAGGAPPKLGDGGGRAAEEAAPAQPPAPAAGAKPEPAAGAEAAPAEDGPAYETAIVPPPELALRGRAAGRVAGWALLFAALAFGVGVLLYVAVGERGARSRARASVGGAWDAAAVTRSAVAPATADAGAVARAPADAAPTATAAPAVDAGRVAAAGAAPAPVRTRTPARTSSTGAPRNRREADDLLRRAKRAENALDWDNARRLYARVAKGKYRRAAALLGLSKVAFENKQLDAAIDYAMKALQAGGGNKARMQLGHAYFKKRDFQKAIDYYEAVLKTDPGHREAQTSLNAARERLRAR; this is encoded by the coding sequence ATGACTACGCCGGATTCGCTTAGCGACAGTTTCCCGAGGAAGTTCGGGAAGTACCATCTGCTCGGGCCGCTCGCTCAAGGGGGGATGGGGGCGCTGTACCTTGCGATCACCGGCGATCGCGGGCTCGAGCGGCTCACGGTCATCAAGACCGTCTTGCCGCATCTGGCCGACAAGGAGTACGTCGCGCGGTTCCGCGACGAGGCCAAGGTGGTCGTCAAGCTGTCGCATAGCAACCTGATTCCCGTGTTCGACGCCGGGCAGGTAGATGGCGAGCTGTTTTTGGCGATGGACTTCGTCGAGGGCAAGGACCTGCGCGCGGTGTGGAATCGGTGCGCGAAAAAGCAGGTCGCCTTCCCGGTCGACATCGCGGTCTACATCGTCAAGGAACTCGCGCGCGGATTGCACTACGCCCACTCGTTCCGCGACCTCAAACTCGTGCATCGCGACGTGTCGCCGCCGAACGTGCTCATCTCGTTCGAGGGCGAGGTGAAGCTGACCGACTTCGGTCTGGCGTCGTCGACGCTCAAGGTCGAAAAGACGGCCCCCGGGATCATCTACGGCAAGGTCGCCTACATGTCGCCGGAGCAGGCGCGCGGCGAGGAACTCGACGGGCGCTCTGACCTGTACGCCGCCGGGATCATCCTCTGGGAGCTGCTCACGGGCCGCCAACTGTTCCCGCCGAGCAAGGACCAACCCAAGGACCTGGTGGCGCGCGCCAAGGATCCGCAGGTGCCGCCGCCGTCGGCCAAGGCGCCGCGCGTGCCGCCCGAACTCGACGCGATCTGCGCCAAGGCGCTGGCGCCCAATCGCGAGGACCGCTACCCGACGGGGGAGGCGTTTCGCGAGGCGCTGCAGGCGTGGCTCGCGAAGGCCGCGCCGACCACCGACGCGTCGCGGCTCAGCGCGTTCGTCAAGGATCTGTTCGCGGAAGATCTCGACAAGGATCGCGCGGCGCGCCAGCGACTGATCGAAGAGGCGCGGCGGCGCGCGCGGATGACGCTGCCGCCGACGGCGGAGCTGCGCCGCTTGCTCGAGGAGGAGGGCAGCAAACAGCACGCGTTCACCGACGCGTCGGCGCCCGGCGACCGGCCGAGCGGCACGATGCCGATGGTCGGTCGGCGAGCCGAGGACCGCGGTGTGCCGCGCGACCGGCGGCGCGGCGATCGGCGGCGCGGCGCGGTGGACGTCCCCGCGCCGGGGCCGGGCGGCAAGACCGTGCCGCGCCCCGACACTGCCTCGGGAGCGCTCGCGCTGTCCGAGCAGCGCGTCGAGGATGCCGTAGCCGAGGACGATCCGCGGGCGTTCATCGGCCAGGTCATCGACGGGCGCTACCGCGTGCTCGAGTTGATCGGCGAAGGCGGCATGGGCCGCGTGTACCTGGCCGAGCACGTCGAGATCGGCCGGCGGGTCGCGCTCAAGATCTTGCACCCGGTATACAGTCGACTGCCGGAGCTGGTGGAGCGATTTCGCCGCGAGGCCCGCGCGGCGTCGCGCATCGGCCACCCGCACATCGTCGACGTCACCGATTCGGGCACGACGCAGGACGGCTCGGTGTACTTCGTCATGGAGTACCTCGAGGGCGTCGAACTCGCGAGCGTGATCGACCGCGAGGGGGCGCTCGACACCGCGCGCGCGCTGCACATCGCGGGGCAGATCTGCCGCGCGCTTGCCGCCGCGCACAACGCGGGCATCATTCACCGCGACCTCAAGCCCGAGAACGTGTTCCTCACCGTCCGCGAGGGCACGTCGGACTTCGTCAAGGTGTTGGACTTCGGCATCGCCAAGAGCGCCGAGGCGGAGGAGGCGCGCAACAGTCGGCTCACGCACCCCGGCATGGCGATGGGCACGCCGGAGTACATGGCTCCGGAGCAGGCCGCCGGCCGGCCGGCCGATGCGCGCACCGACGTGTACGCCGTCGGCGCGATCCTCTACGAGATGCTCACCGGCCGGGCGCCCTACACCGGCGACAACTTCATGGAGATCCTGTCCAAGAAGGCGAGCCAGGATCCGGATCCGCTGGCCGAGGTGCGTCCCGACCTGCCGCCCGCGGTGGTCGAACTGGTCGAGCGCGCGCTTGCGCGCGATCCGGCCGAACGGCCGCCGTCGATGGAGGCGTTCGAGTACGAACTCACCAAGTGTCTGCAGGGGCGCGGCGCCGCGGTCGCCAAGATTTTGGGGGTGCCGGTGTCGGCGGCCGGCGGCGCGCCGCCGAAGCTGGGCGACGGAGGCGGCCGCGCGGCGGAAGAGGCGGCGCCCGCGCAGCCTCCGGCGCCCGCCGCCGGTGCGAAGCCGGAGCCGGCCGCCGGCGCGGAGGCGGCGCCCGCCGAGGACGGACCGGCATACGAGACGGCGATCGTGCCGCCGCCGGAACTCGCGCTGCGCGGCCGGGCCGCAGGGCGGGTCGCCGGCTGGGCGCTGTTGTTTGCCGCGCTTGCGTTTGGCGTCGGCGTCCTGCTCTACGTCGCGGTCGGCGAGCGCGGCGCGCGCAGCCGCGCTCGCGCGTCCGTCGGCGGGGCGTGGGACGCCGCTGCGGTGACGCGCTCCGCGGTCGCCCCGGCGACGGCCGACGCGGGCGCGGTCGCGCGCGCTCCGGCGGATGCCGCGCCGACCGCCACGGCGGCGCCCGCGGTGGACGCGGGCCGGGTCGCGGCGGCGGGCGCGGCGCCGGCGCCGGTCCGCACGCGCACCCCGGCGCGGACGTCGTCGACCGGCGCGCCGCGGAATCGGCGCGAGGCCGACGACCTGTTGCGCCGGGCCAAGCGCGCCGAGAACGCGCTGGACTGGGACAACGCGCGACGTCTGTACGCGCGCGTCGCGAAGGGCAAGTACCGGCGGGCGGCGGCACTGCTCGGGCTGTCGAAAGTTGCGTTCGAGAACAAGCAGCTCGACGCCGCGATCGACTACGCGATGAAGGCGTTGCAGGCGGGCGGAGGCAACAAGGCGCGCATGCAGCTCGGTCACGCGTACTTCAAGAAGCGCGACTTTCAGAAGGCGATCGACTACTACGAGGCGGTGCTCAAGACCGACCCCGGTCACCGCGAGGCGCAGACGTCGCTCAACGCCGCGCGCGAGCGGTTGCGCGCGCGGTGA